In Candidatus Limnocylindrales bacterium, the following are encoded in one genomic region:
- a CDS encoding acyl carrier protein, with protein sequence MGILNPKDSKSSGFSHGKGSNNQIDPPKQPQNEEAIRTWLISKLSELTEVDPQDIEVQQPFAYYGLDSRQAAILSGELQDWLGCRLPPTLVYDYPNIEVLARYLVGKA encoded by the coding sequence ATGGGAATTCTAAATCCGAAAGATAGTAAATCATCCGGTTTTTCTCATGGAAAGGGCTCCAACAACCAGATAGATCCTCCAAAACAACCTCAAAATGAGGAAGCCATTCGAACCTGGTTAATCTCTAAGCTTTCTGAATTGACAGAAGTTGATCCTCAAGATATTGAGGTGCAACAACCTTTTGCTTATTATGGCCTGGATTCCAGGCAAGCCGCAATTCTCTCCGGTGAGTTACAAGACTGGTTGGGATGTCGACTTCCTCCCACCCTTGTGTATGATTATCCTAACATTGAGGTCCTTGCTCGATATTTAGTTGGAAAAGCCTAG
- a CDS encoding acyl carrier protein, with protein sequence MSSVKQNQTLSKEEVFENLRTLLRDILNPEDIEFLTLDTRLQEDLGIKSLDTVEMIIVIEKAFSIRLDSVDFTKVSTVEDLINLILEQSWNGRSDQQIART encoded by the coding sequence ATGTCATCTGTAAAACAAAATCAAACCTTATCCAAGGAAGAGGTTTTTGAAAATCTTCGGACCCTTTTAAGGGATATCTTGAATCCCGAAGATATTGAATTCCTTACTTTGGATACCCGCTTGCAAGAAGATCTGGGTATCAAATCCCTGGATACGGTAGAGATGATTATTGTTATAGAAAAAGCATTTTCTATCCGGCTGGATTCGGTGGATTTTACAAAAGTTAGTACCGTTGAAGACCTGATTAATCTGATCCTGGAACAATCCTGGAACGGTAGGAGCGACCAGCAGATCGCCCGTACTTAA
- a CDS encoding acyl-CoA desaturase, with product MSEVTKLGSQAKFKTPSKPSEFPGIAMASLPAQKFERTIALVVVITPFLGFLAATILFWGYALGLVELGLLIGMYAATIIGIGVGFHRHFSHRAFKTNRVVRVILAILGSMAAQGPVLFWAAIHRRHHAYSDQSGDPHSPHLHGDGISGLLRGLWHAHTGWLFVHEVTDWSHYIPDLLRDTLLFKVNRLYFVWVFLGLLIPTLLGGILTGTWIGALQGFLWGGLIRTFLVHHTTWSVNSITHVCGTRPFHSRDESRNNFLIALLAFGEGWHNNHHAFPGSARHGLKWWQIDWNGCVIRILERIGLAWDVKVPTARMLVESRKSR from the coding sequence ATGTCAGAGGTCACTAAATTAGGAAGCCAGGCAAAATTTAAAACCCCTTCAAAGCCATCTGAGTTTCCTGGGATAGCAATGGCCAGTTTACCTGCCCAAAAGTTCGAACGAACTATTGCCCTGGTGGTTGTCATTACGCCCTTTCTCGGGTTCCTTGCTGCCACTATTCTATTCTGGGGATATGCTCTGGGTCTTGTGGAGTTAGGTCTTCTCATCGGTATGTACGCGGCCACCATAATTGGAATTGGAGTGGGGTTCCATCGGCATTTTTCCCATCGTGCTTTCAAAACCAACCGGGTAGTACGGGTTATTCTTGCCATCCTCGGTTCCATGGCTGCTCAAGGGCCTGTCCTTTTTTGGGCAGCTATTCATCGGCGCCATCACGCTTACAGCGATCAATCAGGCGATCCTCATTCACCTCATCTCCATGGGGATGGAATTTCCGGTTTGCTCCGTGGGCTATGGCATGCCCATACCGGATGGCTATTTGTCCACGAAGTTACCGATTGGAGCCATTATATACCCGATTTACTTCGAGATACTCTTCTCTTTAAAGTTAATCGGCTTTATTTTGTTTGGGTGTTCCTGGGCCTCCTTATTCCCACTCTTCTGGGTGGAATTCTGACAGGGACCTGGATAGGAGCCCTCCAGGGATTTTTATGGGGAGGACTCATACGGACCTTTTTGGTTCACCATACCACCTGGAGTGTTAACTCCATTACCCATGTTTGTGGTACCCGTCCCTTCCATAGTCGTGATGAAAGTAGAAACAATTTCTTGATTGCCCTTCTTGCCTTCGGTGAAGGTTGGCACAATAACCACCATGCTTTCCCAGGCTCAGCCAGACATGGGTTAAAGTGGTGGCAGATTGACTGGAATGGTTGTGTTATCCGTATCCTTGAGAGAATAGGTTTAGCCTGGGATGTCAAAGTCCCCACAGCGCGTATGCTCGTAGAGTCCAGAAAGAGTCGTTAG
- a CDS encoding efflux RND transporter periplasmic adaptor subunit — protein MMNDKSVKLTPPRWLKLLKWSSLLLSLLTILLVPAYIFWAIGKHDIQTNPVKSRQAGAPMPVKVYPVKVTTITEEIGASAEVQPSSFAHITSTLVGTRVKAVHVDVGDYVEEGQILFELDQTLLISALKSAEEQVNMTKAKLEEIKQTQSTQHEELVAAVKSAETNVEKTRAKLEELKQTQATGHEELVAAVKSAEAMVEKTKAKLEEVEKTQPTQHEELLANLKKAQDDVESNKAKLEELKQTQATGHEELVAAVKSAEATVEKTKAKLEEVEKTQPTNHEQLLANLKKAQDNVESTKAKLEQTKKTQPTRHDEWVAHLETTKASVISGKSTVQVSEAAVARQKQLTNQSVVSQAALEQAQNALDVARSNYVKSLEDHIIAQNNLKNEEITNKAELSSAEFNYSAALYDLKTVQTELKNEEVTNKADLTQAQSDYTTALEDLAKAQHALVNEEVVNRSALAAAQADYSTALLNLKTVEDSLKNEEFTNNSTLTQARSDYVTALENLLKAQDALKNEEVTNKSAMAQAENDYYTALENLLKSQNALKNEEVTSQADLTSAIFNYTTALQALAKARYDLDNSIVRSPIVGVITERNINPGEIIGGTGGTSLLVIGNIQPAMVVANVAEEKLTSVHLGQTAKVTLDSLPNEVLEGTIVKIEPNTNTDTRTFKAHIRVDNPNRILKPGLSAFARIQNSRTVPTVPKVAIVDSAGKASAFVVGTDSIAQLRYVKVGSAGDGLVEILSGINEGENVVTIGQTLLKDGDKVRIIKDVIN, from the coding sequence ATGATGAACGATAAATCCGTAAAATTAACACCCCCTCGATGGTTAAAACTTTTAAAGTGGAGTTCTCTTCTTTTAAGTTTATTAACCATTCTTTTGGTTCCGGCTTATATCTTTTGGGCTATCGGGAAGCATGACATTCAAACGAATCCTGTGAAGAGTCGTCAGGCAGGAGCTCCCATGCCCGTTAAGGTCTATCCGGTAAAAGTAACGACTATCACCGAGGAGATTGGAGCAAGCGCCGAAGTACAACCGTCATCCTTTGCCCATATTACTTCAACTTTGGTAGGAACCCGTGTGAAAGCGGTCCATGTGGATGTAGGAGATTATGTCGAGGAAGGTCAGATTCTGTTCGAACTGGATCAGACTTTATTAATCTCTGCTTTAAAAAGCGCCGAGGAGCAGGTTAATATGACAAAGGCCAAGCTGGAAGAAATCAAACAGACCCAATCTACCCAACATGAGGAGTTGGTTGCTGCGGTGAAAAGTGCCGAGACAAATGTAGAGAAAACCCGGGCCAAGCTGGAAGAGCTCAAGCAGACGCAAGCGACTGGACATGAGGAACTGGTTGCCGCGGTGAAAAGTGCGGAAGCAATGGTTGAGAAGACCAAAGCAAAATTGGAAGAGGTGGAAAAAACCCAACCCACCCAACACGAAGAGCTTTTAGCCAATCTTAAAAAAGCCCAGGATGATGTGGAGAGCAATAAAGCTAAGTTGGAAGAGCTCAAGCAGACGCAAGCGACCGGACATGAGGAACTGGTTGCCGCGGTGAAAAGTGCGGAAGCAACGGTTGAGAAGACCAAAGCAAAACTGGAAGAAGTGGAAAAAACCCAACCTACCAATCATGAGCAACTTTTAGCCAATCTTAAAAAGGCCCAGGACAATGTAGAGAGTACCAAAGCCAAGTTAGAACAGACCAAAAAAACCCAGCCTACCCGGCACGATGAGTGGGTTGCACATCTGGAAACCACCAAAGCATCTGTTATATCCGGCAAGTCCACCGTGCAGGTCAGTGAAGCCGCCGTGGCTCGTCAGAAACAATTAACCAACCAATCCGTTGTCTCTCAAGCAGCCCTTGAGCAGGCGCAAAATGCCCTGGACGTAGCCCGAAGCAATTATGTTAAATCTTTAGAAGATCATATCATCGCTCAGAATAACTTAAAAAACGAAGAGATTACAAATAAGGCAGAATTAAGCTCGGCGGAGTTTAACTATAGTGCGGCCTTATATGACCTTAAAACAGTTCAAACGGAGTTGAAAAATGAAGAAGTAACCAATAAAGCCGACCTTACCCAGGCTCAATCTGATTATACAACGGCCTTAGAAGATCTTGCTAAAGCACAGCATGCCCTGGTCAATGAAGAGGTAGTCAATAGATCGGCATTAGCTGCGGCACAGGCCGATTATAGTACGGCTTTACTGAACCTTAAAACAGTTGAAGATAGTTTGAAAAACGAGGAGTTTACAAATAATTCTACGCTTACTCAGGCCAGATCGGATTATGTAACTGCCCTGGAAAACCTCTTGAAAGCCCAAGATGCTCTCAAAAATGAAGAGGTTACCAATAAATCGGCCATGGCACAAGCCGAGAACGATTACTATACTGCCCTGGAAAACCTGCTAAAATCCCAAAATGCCCTCAAAAATGAAGAGGTTACTTCCCAGGCAGATTTAACCTCTGCCATATTTAACTACACAACTGCACTTCAAGCCCTGGCTAAGGCCCGATATGACCTGGATAATTCAATTGTACGATCTCCCATCGTAGGGGTTATTACCGAACGAAATATCAACCCGGGTGAAATTATCGGAGGTACCGGAGGCACCAGCTTGTTGGTTATCGGAAATATCCAGCCGGCTATGGTCGTTGCCAATGTCGCCGAAGAAAAGTTAACTTCGGTTCATCTCGGACAGACCGCAAAGGTAACTTTAGATTCCCTCCCCAATGAAGTTTTGGAAGGCACAATTGTGAAAATCGAGCCAAATACCAATACAGATACCCGGACTTTTAAAGCTCATATTCGGGTCGATAATCCCAATCGGATTCTGAAACCGGGCCTATCCGCCTTTGCTCGAATTCAAAACTCTCGCACCGTTCCTACAGTACCTAAAGTAGCCATTGTCGACTCTGCCGGGAAAGCCAGTGCTTTTGTAGTCGGGACAGATTCCATTGCCCAATTGCGTTACGTTAAGGTGGGGTCAGCCGGAGACGGTCTTGTGGAAATCTTGAGCGGAATCAATGAAGGCGAAAATGTAGTGACCATCGGTCAAACTTTATTGAAGGATGGAGACAAAGTTCGGATCATAAAGGATGTAATTAATTAG
- a CDS encoding acyl-CoA desaturase, whose translation MEIQNSENSKPTTSSGESNFRPPFKTSTNLPKIPGVIVISPFARRLQRSIALAVIVIPFLGFVVAMILAWKYGIDRVEAGILVSMYTAIMIGVTVGFHRYFAHRAFQAGRVLRIILAILGSMAAQGPILFWVASHRRHHAYSDQPGDPHSPHLQGKGIWNLVRGLWHAHIGWMFSDKIANSLYYAPDLLRDPTLFRINQLYFVWVSLGLVIPAVLGGILTGTWTGISQGFLWGGLVRIFLVNQACWAVGSIGHTFGSRPFNTHDYSANNFWVALIAFGEGLQNNHHAFPSSAKHGLRWWEPDLSAWIIRIFEMVGLAWDVKIPTSRMIAEAKTGY comes from the coding sequence ATGGAAATCCAGAATTCAGAAAATAGTAAACCCACTACCTCATCAGGTGAAAGTAATTTCCGACCCCCGTTTAAAACTTCTACGAATTTACCTAAGATTCCAGGAGTCATAGTCATAAGCCCTTTTGCCCGAAGACTTCAACGAAGTATCGCGCTGGCGGTGATAGTCATACCTTTTCTAGGGTTTGTTGTAGCCATGATTTTAGCCTGGAAATATGGAATTGATCGTGTAGAGGCGGGAATCCTCGTCAGCATGTATACGGCCATCATGATAGGTGTTACGGTCGGCTTCCACCGCTATTTTGCGCATCGTGCCTTTCAAGCTGGTAGAGTCTTACGGATCATCCTGGCCATCCTCGGTTCTATGGCTGCTCAAGGCCCTATCCTCTTCTGGGTAGCTTCCCATCGCCGCCATCATGCTTACAGTGACCAGCCAGGTGACCCCCACTCACCCCATCTCCAGGGAAAAGGAATATGGAACTTAGTTCGGGGATTGTGGCATGCCCATATAGGTTGGATGTTCTCCGATAAAATCGCCAACTCCCTCTATTACGCACCGGATCTTCTTCGGGATCCTACCCTCTTTAGGATAAATCAACTCTATTTTGTTTGGGTATCCCTGGGTTTAGTTATCCCGGCTGTTTTAGGAGGGATTCTAACGGGGACTTGGACCGGGATCTCCCAGGGATTTCTGTGGGGAGGGCTCGTTCGAATTTTCCTGGTAAACCAGGCCTGTTGGGCTGTTGGTTCAATAGGCCATACCTTTGGCAGTCGTCCTTTCAATACCCATGATTACAGTGCGAATAATTTTTGGGTCGCTCTCATCGCGTTTGGGGAAGGATTGCAAAACAATCATCACGCTTTCCCCAGTTCAGCAAAACATGGATTAAGATGGTGGGAACCCGACTTAAGCGCCTGGATCATTCGCATCTTTGAAATGGTGGGTCTTGCCTGGGATGTTAAAATCCCCACATCGCGTATGATAGCGGAGGCTAAGACGGGCTATTAA
- a CDS encoding lysophospholipid acyltransferase family protein has translation MKQYFKDFFLLLVCFPYRWLVQALPFQISCSIATLFGNIQYKVLSSHQKHRFFSYLDLVFGNKLDTREKKTILRDFYVEKQKKIVDLFILGRKDYKNYLQICSIEGLDYVDQVLSQGKGMIGLNFHFGFAHLIPPFALYKGYKKIVGFLVLQSPIEGVNPWLSQQVLNIKHSIWKERGNFQIFSSLKSLTYMVVAQYQHLRQNYIVSAAGDGALGERFILVDFFNVKLKVPLGPALLSAKTGAALVPNFVIRRKDNAHHIIFEEPIQVANEEEETLKMAVQRYIQRLEHYVSRYPAHWGYWNRMEIEGFEGGIPLIRLVTRKPFET, from the coding sequence ATGAAACAATATTTTAAAGACTTTTTTCTGTTATTGGTCTGTTTCCCTTACCGCTGGCTCGTTCAGGCTTTACCTTTTCAAATAAGCTGTTCAATAGCTACTCTGTTTGGAAATATCCAATACAAAGTTCTTTCCTCCCATCAAAAACATCGGTTCTTTTCCTATCTTGATTTAGTTTTCGGTAATAAACTCGATACTCGGGAGAAAAAAACCATCCTGCGGGACTTCTACGTTGAGAAACAGAAAAAGATTGTGGATCTTTTTATCCTGGGAAGAAAAGATTACAAAAATTATCTTCAGATTTGCAGTATAGAAGGTCTGGATTATGTGGATCAGGTTTTATCCCAAGGAAAGGGAATGATCGGACTCAACTTCCACTTTGGTTTTGCTCACCTGATTCCACCTTTTGCCCTTTATAAGGGCTATAAAAAAATCGTCGGTTTTCTGGTCCTGCAGTCTCCTATCGAAGGAGTTAATCCCTGGCTCTCCCAACAAGTTCTAAATATCAAGCATTCTATTTGGAAAGAACGCGGGAATTTTCAGATTTTTTCTTCCCTGAAATCTCTTACCTACATGGTTGTAGCCCAATATCAGCATCTAAGACAGAACTATATTGTCAGTGCAGCCGGAGATGGAGCTCTGGGGGAAAGATTTATCTTGGTCGATTTTTTCAATGTAAAACTGAAAGTTCCCCTTGGACCTGCTCTTTTATCCGCAAAAACCGGAGCAGCCCTGGTTCCGAACTTTGTAATCCGACGAAAAGATAATGCGCACCATATTATCTTTGAAGAACCGATTCAAGTAGCTAATGAAGAGGAAGAAACCTTGAAGATGGCCGTTCAGAGATACATTCAACGTCTGGAACATTATGTTTCCCGATATCCGGCCCATTGGGGTTATTGGAATCGGATGGAGATAGAAGGGTTTGAGGGTGGTATACCTTTGATACGGCTGGTTACACGAAAACCTTTTGAAACTTAA
- a CDS encoding cytochrome P450, with amino-acid sequence MTIIRYPPGPVGLPFIGHLFSYRRDPIGFLMKAIRNYGDIVHFRLGPRNFFLLNHPDHLEDVLVRHNRNFEKKGQTPPARQVMGTGLLYSRGDFHLRQRRLIQPAFHRQRILTYAEVMTKYSLEMQQRWQEGMNLDILEEMTHLTLRIVGKTLFDRDLESETGEISETFNLFIKWGLTPGPFYRLLEKLSLPSVHRRQKALNQVNTFVHKMINERRISGVDPGDVLSMLLQAQDVEGDGSGMTDRQIRDEIMTLFITGHETTALALTWTWYLLSQYPDVEAKLHAEIDTVLADRPPTASDVEQLPYTRMVFMEAMRLYPPTWRICRRVLEDYRIENYLLPADSVIMICPYVTHHDSRYFPDPFKFDPERWLPRPEIRLPRCAYFPFGAGPRQCIGESFAWMEGILLIATLAQRWRMRLVPNHPVQIMLSVTLRPKYGMRIILEKRKPSLNLKLTDFKSNITPVP; translated from the coding sequence ATGACGATAATCCGATATCCTCCTGGTCCAGTGGGTCTACCGTTCATCGGTCATCTTTTTTCTTATCGGCGTGATCCGATTGGCTTTTTAATGAAAGCTATCCGCAACTATGGCGATATCGTCCATTTCAGGCTTGGCCCCAGGAATTTTTTCTTACTGAATCACCCGGATCATCTCGAAGACGTACTGGTAAGACATAACCGAAATTTCGAAAAAAAAGGACAAACCCCACCTGCCCGACAGGTGATGGGAACAGGATTGCTCTATAGCAGGGGTGATTTCCACCTTCGCCAACGACGGCTTATACAACCGGCCTTTCATCGACAGCGTATCTTGACTTATGCAGAGGTAATGACAAAATACAGCCTGGAAATGCAGCAACGATGGCAAGAAGGTATGAATCTGGATATATTAGAGGAAATGACCCACCTGACTTTAAGAATTGTCGGGAAAACACTCTTTGATAGGGATCTTGAATCAGAAACGGGGGAGATCAGTGAGACCTTCAACCTGTTCATAAAGTGGGGCCTCACTCCAGGACCCTTTTATAGATTGTTAGAGAAACTTTCACTGCCCAGTGTCCATCGCCGTCAGAAAGCCTTGAATCAAGTAAATACCTTTGTCCATAAAATGATTAATGAACGTCGGATCAGCGGCGTAGATCCAGGTGATGTGCTTTCTATGCTATTGCAAGCTCAGGACGTGGAGGGAGACGGAAGTGGCATGACGGATCGGCAAATACGTGACGAGATCATGACCCTTTTTATAACAGGTCATGAAACCACAGCCCTTGCCCTGACATGGACCTGGTATTTATTGTCGCAATATCCCGATGTGGAGGCAAAACTTCACGCTGAAATCGATACCGTTCTGGCAGATAGACCTCCCACAGCCAGCGATGTGGAACAGTTACCCTATACCCGGATGGTGTTTATGGAGGCCATGCGCCTTTATCCGCCAACCTGGAGGATATGCCGCAGAGTTCTTGAGGATTACAGAATTGAAAACTATCTCTTGCCTGCTGACTCGGTTATTATGATCTGTCCCTATGTAACCCACCATGATTCTCGATATTTTCCCGATCCTTTTAAATTTGATCCCGAGCGGTGGCTTCCCAGACCAGAAATCAGGTTGCCCAGATGTGCCTATTTTCCTTTCGGAGCCGGTCCCCGACAGTGTATCGGCGAGTCTTTTGCCTGGATGGAAGGAATCCTTTTGATCGCGACACTGGCCCAGAGGTGGCGGATGCGGCTCGTCCCAAACCATCCTGTCCAGATTATGTTAAGTGTGACGCTACGACCTAAATATGGTATGCGGATAATCCTGGAAAAAAGAAAACCTTCGTTAAATCTCAAGTTAACCGATTTTAAATCCAACATAACACCTGTACCTTAA
- a CDS encoding fatty acyl-AMP ligase, which produces MTGLPFNSTAEISTLVDLLRLRALQQPQQKAYTFLVDGEGEELQISYEELDRKARMIGGWLQNAGVTGERALLLYPPGLEYITAFFGCLYAGVIAVPAYPPRFNRSMSRLQAIAEDAQATVALTTKSILSRIGCWLDPTPLLKNLHWIITDTLDALTPLQLYLGQTLDSIQQDEPLPDLQETLAEAWQNPAIDGNALAFLQYTSGSTGVPRGVRLTHGNLLYNLTLIHQCFGHTPKSRGVIWLPPYHDMGLAGGILQPLYGGFPVTLMSPFAFLQRPFRWLQAISRTRATTSGGPNFAYDFCVQKITPEQRATLDLSCWEVAFNGAEPVRAETLDRFVEAFEPCGFRREAFYPCYGLAEATLIVSGGLKGTLPTVLSVLRTALKQNQVVEASPLDSSTKDTQKLIGCGRSLPGQKIIIVDPESLTLCSPDRVGEIWVSGPSVAQGYWNRSEETKQTFKAYLADTGEGPFLRTGDLGFLKKGELFVTGRLKNLIILGGRNYYPQDIEQTVEQSHPALRPGCCAAFSIDQNGEERLVIVAELEHSYDLRRWSIKEIVGSIRQAVVENHEMHIHAVLLLKANSIPKTSSGKIQHYACRAGFLSGSLNVLEE; this is translated from the coding sequence ATGACGGGACTTCCTTTCAATTCTACTGCCGAAATTTCTACCCTGGTCGATCTTCTCCGTTTGAGGGCGCTTCAACAACCTCAGCAGAAGGCTTATACTTTTCTGGTTGATGGGGAAGGAGAAGAACTTCAGATAAGCTACGAGGAACTGGACCGGAAGGCCCGGATGATAGGTGGTTGGCTTCAAAATGCAGGTGTAACCGGAGAACGGGCCCTATTGCTCTATCCACCGGGTCTGGAATACATTACCGCATTTTTTGGCTGCCTGTACGCAGGTGTGATAGCCGTTCCGGCTTATCCACCCAGGTTTAACCGTTCTATGTCTCGCCTTCAGGCTATTGCAGAGGACGCACAGGCGACGGTGGCACTTACCACGAAATCCATTTTATCCCGTATAGGATGTTGGTTAGATCCGACTCCCCTCTTGAAAAACCTACACTGGATAATAACCGATACCCTGGATGCCTTGACCCCTCTTCAACTCTACCTGGGACAGACCCTGGACAGCATCCAACAAGATGAACCTTTGCCGGATTTACAGGAAACTTTAGCTGAGGCATGGCAAAATCCGGCGATAGATGGTAATGCCCTGGCGTTTCTTCAGTACACTTCGGGCTCTACCGGGGTGCCCAGGGGAGTCAGACTCACCCATGGTAATCTATTGTACAATTTAACCCTGATCCATCAATGTTTTGGGCATACTCCCAAGAGTCGGGGAGTTATCTGGTTGCCACCTTACCATGACATGGGACTTGCTGGGGGTATCCTGCAGCCACTTTATGGCGGATTTCCGGTTACACTCATGTCGCCATTTGCCTTTCTACAACGCCCCTTTCGATGGCTTCAAGCTATCTCCCGTACCAGAGCTACTACCAGTGGAGGTCCGAATTTTGCCTACGACTTCTGTGTACAGAAAATCACCCCGGAACAACGAGCCACCCTTGACTTAAGTTGCTGGGAGGTGGCTTTCAATGGTGCTGAGCCTGTTCGTGCAGAAACTCTGGACCGCTTTGTAGAGGCCTTTGAACCCTGTGGCTTCCGTCGAGAAGCCTTTTATCCTTGCTACGGACTGGCCGAGGCAACTTTAATCGTTTCCGGTGGTTTGAAAGGAACCCTTCCCACGGTTCTCAGCGTTCTGAGAACTGCTCTAAAACAGAACCAGGTAGTAGAAGCATCCCCTCTCGATAGTTCTACAAAGGATACCCAAAAACTCATAGGGTGTGGTCGATCTTTACCGGGTCAGAAGATTATTATTGTCGATCCAGAATCCTTAACCCTATGTTCACCTGACCGGGTGGGAGAGATTTGGGTATCAGGACCCAGCGTTGCTCAAGGCTACTGGAATCGCTCCGAAGAGACAAAGCAGACCTTCAAGGCTTATCTGGCAGATACCGGTGAGGGCCCCTTTCTTCGTACAGGAGATTTAGGATTCTTGAAGAAGGGGGAGCTGTTCGTCACGGGTCGTCTGAAGAATTTGATCATCCTAGGGGGTCGTAATTATTATCCTCAAGATATCGAACAGACCGTGGAACAGAGCCATCCGGCTTTACGCCCGGGCTGCTGTGCAGCATTTTCCATAGATCAGAATGGTGAAGAACGACTCGTTATTGTAGCCGAACTGGAGCATTCCTATGATTTAAGACGTTGGAGCATCAAGGAAATAGTTGGGAGCATTCGACAGGCGGTAGTAGAAAATCACGAAATGCACATTCATGCTGTATTGCTACTTAAAGCAAATAGCATTCCTAAAACCTCCAGTGGCAAAATCCAGCATTATGCCTGCCGGGCCGGATTTCTATCTGGAAGCCTAAACGTGCTGGAAGAGTAA